From Thermoanaerobaculia bacterium, a single genomic window includes:
- a CDS encoding VOC family protein, whose product MANESAGLGLLGFDSFHFLVSDLERSHEFYTKLLDWPLVARSNKELTERSAQHSNVYSAGDIRVVVSTPLSDRGRAAMYLRNHPDGVSSISFRVKNLEQTWDFLAPRGATFLSDIETYRDADGGTYRRFLIATPLGDLAYRFVERKGYRAFAPEFENVPVDDSSKAPQNRLGFEILDHVTSNALTMAPVVLWYREVLGFDEYWNIQFHTEDVKKGGEHGSGLKSIVMWDPSSELKFATNEPLKPFFRESQVNIFTEENRGPGVQHIALRVPQIIPVVDEMNHRGVKFLDAPQTYYDNITRWLSEKHVSRVKEPIDDLRRLNILVDGEDEKYLLQIFMKDGHQLWSDPKAGPFFYEVIQREGDPGFGYGNFRTLFEAIEQEHHSLKDAEVEMETRPVG is encoded by the coding sequence ATGGCAAATGAATCCGCCGGCCTCGGCCTGCTCGGCTTCGACTCTTTCCACTTCCTCGTTTCCGATCTCGAGCGAAGCCACGAGTTCTACACGAAGCTCCTCGACTGGCCTCTCGTCGCGCGGTCGAACAAGGAGCTCACCGAGCGGAGCGCGCAGCACTCGAACGTCTACTCGGCCGGCGACATCCGGGTCGTCGTGTCGACTCCTCTGTCCGACCGCGGCCGGGCGGCGATGTATCTCCGGAACCATCCGGACGGCGTTTCCTCGATCTCGTTCCGCGTGAAGAACCTCGAGCAGACGTGGGATTTCCTCGCTCCGAGGGGCGCGACGTTCCTCTCCGACATCGAGACGTATCGCGACGCGGACGGGGGAACCTACCGGCGGTTCCTCATCGCGACCCCGCTCGGCGACCTCGCGTACCGCTTCGTCGAGCGGAAGGGGTACCGGGCGTTCGCCCCGGAGTTCGAGAACGTTCCCGTCGACGACTCGTCGAAGGCGCCGCAAAACCGGCTCGGCTTCGAGATCCTCGACCACGTCACCTCGAACGCCCTCACGATGGCGCCCGTCGTCCTCTGGTATCGCGAAGTCCTCGGGTTCGACGAGTACTGGAACATCCAGTTCCATACGGAGGACGTCAAGAAGGGAGGCGAGCACGGCTCGGGGCTGAAGTCGATCGTGATGTGGGACCCGTCCTCCGAGCTCAAGTTCGCGACGAACGAGCCGCTGAAGCCGTTCTTCCGCGAGTCGCAGGTCAACATCTTCACCGAGGAGAACCGCGGGCCGGGAGTCCAGCACATCGCTCTGCGGGTGCCGCAGATCATTCCGGTGGTGGACGAGATGAATCACCGCGGCGTCAAGTTCCTCGACGCGCCGCAGACCTACTACGACAACATCACGCGCTGGCTCTCGGAGAAGCACGTGTCGCGCGTGAAGGAGCCGATCGACGACCTGCGCCGCCTGAACATCCTCGTCGACGGCGAGGACGAGAAGTATCTCCTCCAGATCTTCATGAAGGACGGCCACCAGCTCTGGAGCGATCCCAAGGCCGGCCCGTTCTTCTACGAGGTCATCCAGCGCGAAGGCGATCCCGGGTTCGGCTACGGCAACTTCCGCACCCTCTTCGAGGCGATCGAGCAGGAGCACCACAGCCTCAAGGATGCGGAGGTCGAGATGGAAACCCGCCCGGTCGGATAG